GAGCTGGCCTTCGATGGCAGCAAGTTCTCCGGCGTGAAGCTGGTGCGCTCGGACACGCTCTACCGCGCGTCGTGCCTGGTGACGGCCACGGACTCCGGGGCCCTGCGCCGGCTGGTGACGGACAAGAAGCACCACCGCGGACTGCTGGAGCACCTGGATCAGTCCAACATCAAGTCGCTGCTCTTCAGCGTGAACTGGGTGGTGCCGGAGGCGGCGCTCCCGCGCGGCATGGGCGAATTGGTGCTCGTGGACACGCAGGACCCGGAGCTGGGCCCGCTGCTCGTGCAGCAGCACCCGGCGCGCACGGCCGCGACCACCGGGCACAAGGACGTGGAGGGCGTGCGCGTGGTGTGCGCGGGCGCCTTCGTCCCGGCCTCCGCGCGCGAAGAGGGCGAGGAGCACCTCCAGGCGCTGGCGAAGCGCATCGACGAGCACCTGGACCGGCTGATGCCCTTCACGAAGCAGCGCCGCGCGCTGCGCTCGGTCCCCTACCTGGACGCCGGAGGAGTGCGCGGCAGCCGGCTCATGCCCCACCCGCTCTACAGCTTCGAAACGGAAGCCTTCCTGGGCGTCACGGGGTTGAAGCAGCGCACGCCCGCGAAGAACGTGATCCTGGCCGGCCGCGAGGTGTTGCCCGGCCTGGGCCTGGAGGGCGAGCTGCTCGCGGGCATGCGGGCCGCGAGGCTGGTGCAGGAGATGTTGAAGAAGAAGGATCCGCTCAAGGGATAGGCCCCGGGTCGGATCCGGCTGGATTTCCGGCCTGTTTCTGGTAGGGTCCGCCGCTCTTTTATGGGCTGCTGTCGAACGCCCCAGTTTTCAAGGAGTTAGCAGTCATGGCGTGGAAGTGCGACCTCTGTGGGAAGCGTCCGCTGGTGGGTAACAACGTCAGCCACGCGAACAACAAGACCAAGAAGCGGACCCTGCCGAACCTGCAGAAGGTCCGGGCGAACGTGAGCGGCAGCATCGAGCGCGTGCTGGCCTGCACCCGCTGCATCAAGGCCGGCAAGGTGACCAAGGCCGCCTGAAGTCCGGGAGCCTTCCGGTGGGCATGACGCGCGCTCGAAAGTCCGCGCTTCCGCCCACCGAACGGCTCCATCCCCGCGCGGATGACCTGGACCTCCTCCCTGTCGAGGCGGTCGTCCGACGGTTGCATCAAGAAGACCTGATCGCGCTCCGCGCGGTCCGTGAGGCGTTGCCGTCCATCGCGGCAGCGGCCCGGGCCGTGGCGGAAGCATTGCGCGCTGGCGGCCGGCTGCTCTACGTGGGCGCGGGGACCAGCGGCCGGCTCGGCGTGCTCGACGCGAGCGAATGTCCCCCCACCTTCGGTGTCCCGGCGACGCGGGTCCAGGCAGCCATCGCTGGCGGCCGGAAGGCCCTGACGCGTGCCGTGGAGGGCGCCGAGGACGACGTCGCCGCGGGGGCCCGGGCGGTGCGGGCATTCCGGGCGACCGCACGGGACGTGGTGTGCGGCATCTCCGCGTCGGCCTCCACGCCCTATGTCCGGGGCGCGCTGGACGAGGCCCACGAGCGAGGGGTGCGCACGGTGCTGGTGTGCTGCAACCCACCGGGGCCGGCCATGCGCGCGGACACGGTGGTGTTGGCGCGCACGGGGCCGGAGGTGGTGGCCGGCTCCACGCGGCTGAAGGCGGGCACGGCGACGAAGCTGGTGCTCAACGCCATCACCACCGCGGCCTTCGTGTCGCTGGGGCACGTGTACCGGGGGCGCATGGTGGACGTGCGCCCCACGAACACGAAGCTGAGGGCCCGCGCGGTGCGCATGGTCGCGGAGCTGACGGACCTGCCCCCGGCGCGAGCGGAGGCGCTGCTCCACGCCGCGGGCGACCACGTGAAGCTGGCGCTGGCCATGCACTTCACGGGGCTTCCGGCGGCCCAGGCGCGGCGCCAGTTGAAGGACGCGGGCCTGCGAGGGCTCGAACGTCCGGCGGGGGCCCGAGCGGCTTCAGGAGAACGGCAGCGTCGGCGTCCTTCGCGCTGAGCGGACTTCCTCCGGAATCCAACAGGGAGGGCGTCATTCCCAGACACACGGGGTGCCCTCCGGGCCGGGGTCCGGCGGCCGTGGGAGCTGGCCTTTAGACTTGGGGCATGCGCCCCGCCACGCCACCCTCCCCCTCCCTGCCGCCCCGGCTGTGCGTGGGCGTGCTGTCCGGCACCAGCGTGGACGCGGCGGACGCGGCGCTGTGCCGGGTGGACGGCACCGGCGCGGACGTGAAGCTCCAGCTGCTCGCGCATGTCTCGCATCCCTTCACGCCGGACCTCGTCGCGCGGGTGCTGGGCCCCCAGGACGCCCGGAGCCTCTGCGCCCTCAACTTCGAGCTGGGGGAGCGCTTCGCCGAAGCCGTGCTGGCCGTCATCGCGCGCGCGGGTGTGAAGCGCGAGGACGTCCACGTCGTCGGCTCGCACGGCCAGACGATGGCCCACCTGCCTTCGGACCTGTCCGCCATCGCCTCCACGCTCCAGATTGGCGAAGCGGCCGTCATCGCCGAGCGCACCGGCCTGCCCGTCGTCAGCGACTTCCGCACCCGCGACATGGCGGTGGGCGGCCAGGGCGCGCCGCTCGTGCCCTACCTGGACTGGGCCGTCTTCCGGAACCGCGAACGGCCGGACGTCACGCGCGCGTTCCTCAACCTGGGCGGCATCGCCAACATCAGCGTCGTGGGCGAGAACGTGGACGACACGCTCGCGTTCGACACCGGGCCCGCGAACATGGTGCTGGACGGCCTGGCGCGCCGCGTGACGCAGGGACAGCTCGCGTGCGACCGGGATGGGAGCCTGTCCTCCCGGGGCCAGGTGATCCCCGCGCTCCTGGAGGAATTGCTCGCGCATCCGTTCCTCGCGCGGCCACCACCGCGCAGCGCGGGCCGCGAGGGCTTCGGCGAGCCGCTGGTGGACCGGCTCTGGGCGGCGGCCCCGGAGCGGCCCCATGACTTGATGGCCACAGCGCGAGCCTTCACCGTGGAGGCCACCGCGCGCGCCTTCGACACCTGGGTGCGCCCCCGTTTTCCCCGGCTGGAGGCGGTGTACGTCTCCGGCGGCGGGACGCGGAATCCGGTGCTGATGGCGGACCTGCGGGCGCGGCTGGCCCCGGTGCCGCTGGAGCGGCTGGACGTGCTGGGTTTCCCCGAGGAGGCGAAGGAGGCGGCCCTCTTCGCCCTGCTCGCGGCCGAGCACCGGGCCGGGACGCCCGCGAATGTTCGCCCCGCAACTGGCGCCGGACGCCGAGTCGTTCTAGGTAAGCTGACACCGTGAGCAGCGTGAACCTGATGGCCCGCGAAGTGGCCGCGAAGATCGTCTTCTACGGCCCCGGCCTGTCGGGGAAGACGACGACCCTGCGAAAGGTCTACGAGACCGTTCGCCCGGCCCACCGCGGCGAGATGATGTCCATCGCCACCGAAGGCGACCGGACGCTGTTCTTCGACTTCCTGCCGGTGAAGGTGGAGCGCGTGGGCGACTGCTCCGTGCGCCTGGCCCTCTACACCGTGCCCGGACAGGTCTTCTACAACGCCACCCGCAAGCTGGTGCTCCAGGGCGCGGACGGCGTCGTGTTCGTGGCGGACTCGCAGGCGGAGGCCATGGACGCCAACCGCGAGTCCCTGGCCAACCTGGAGGAGAACCTCCTGGAGAACGGCATCCGCCTGGACCGCTTCCCACTGGTGATGCAGTGGAACAAGCGGGACCTGGACAACATCCTCTCCGTGGAGGAGCTGCGCCGGGAGCTCAACCCGCGCGGCGTCCCCGACTTCGAGACGGCCGCCGCCAACGGCCGCGGCGTGATGGACGCGCTCAAGACCATCACCCGGCTGGTCATCAAGGACCTGCGCGCCAAGCGCATCGTCCCGCCGCCCCGCCCCGCCCAGGGCGAAACAGCCCCCGCGGGCCTGGAGGCGCAGCTCTCGCAGCACCTGCACCACCGCCAGCCTCCGGCAGCGCCCGCCACGAGCCCCACCGCCGCCACCATCCCGGCCACGCCCGTGCCCCGCACGCTGACGGCGCCCGCCCCGCCGCGCGTGGAGCCCGCCGCCGTGCCCGCCGTGGCGCCGGTGCCGGCCACGGGCACCAGGCTCCTGGGCCCCACCAGCGCGCTGGCGCCGGGGGACCTCTTCGACCACGCCCGGGCCGCGGAGGCCGCCTTCACCGCCGGGGACTACACCACCTGCGTCACCGCCTGCACCGACGCCGTCCGCCGTGCCATGGCGTTCGCGGGTGAAGGCTCCCTGGCCCAGCAGGCCTTCCTGCTGCACGTGGATGGTTCGGACCTGCTGCGCCTGCAGGGCCTGGCCACGCTGCCGCAGCTGCGCGTGGACGACGCGGCGTTCGCGCTCTACGTCCTCATGCAGGTCTTCGTGCGCCTCAACGCCGTGGGGCTTCCGACCGCCGGGTGATTCGCGCGGGGCACGGCTTCCGGGCCGTGCCCCTCGAGCCTCAGCGCGGGAGCGTGAGCTGCAACAGCCCCATGCGGTGCAGCTTCGCCAGCGTCTTGAGCGTCTCCAGCTCGCGCGCGGGGCTGGCCAGCACCAGCGTGGACACGTCCCACGTCCCGCTGACGAGCCCGGCGATCTGCCGCTCCTCCGGCTTGAGCATCACCATGGCCTGCGGGGATTGGAT
This DNA window, taken from Corallococcus coralloides DSM 2259, encodes the following:
- the rpmB gene encoding 50S ribosomal protein L28, yielding MAWKCDLCGKRPLVGNNVSHANNKTKKRTLPNLQKVRANVSGSIERVLACTRCIKAGKVTKAA
- a CDS encoding GTP-binding protein; protein product: MSSVNLMAREVAAKIVFYGPGLSGKTTTLRKVYETVRPAHRGEMMSIATEGDRTLFFDFLPVKVERVGDCSVRLALYTVPGQVFYNATRKLVLQGADGVVFVADSQAEAMDANRESLANLEENLLENGIRLDRFPLVMQWNKRDLDNILSVEELRRELNPRGVPDFETAAANGRGVMDALKTITRLVIKDLRAKRIVPPPRPAQGETAPAGLEAQLSQHLHHRQPPAAPATSPTAATIPATPVPRTLTAPAPPRVEPAAVPAVAPVPATGTRLLGPTSALAPGDLFDHARAAEAAFTAGDYTTCVTACTDAVRRAMAFAGEGSLAQQAFLLHVDGSDLLRLQGLATLPQLRVDDAAFALYVLMQVFVRLNAVGLPTAG
- the murQ gene encoding N-acetylmuramic acid 6-phosphate etherase, which encodes MTRARKSALPPTERLHPRADDLDLLPVEAVVRRLHQEDLIALRAVREALPSIAAAARAVAEALRAGGRLLYVGAGTSGRLGVLDASECPPTFGVPATRVQAAIAGGRKALTRAVEGAEDDVAAGARAVRAFRATARDVVCGISASASTPYVRGALDEAHERGVRTVLVCCNPPGPAMRADTVVLARTGPEVVAGSTRLKAGTATKLVLNAITTAAFVSLGHVYRGRMVDVRPTNTKLRARAVRMVAELTDLPPARAEALLHAAGDHVKLALAMHFTGLPAAQARRQLKDAGLRGLERPAGARAASGERQRRRPSR
- a CDS encoding anhydro-N-acetylmuramic acid kinase encodes the protein MRPATPPSPSLPPRLCVGVLSGTSVDAADAALCRVDGTGADVKLQLLAHVSHPFTPDLVARVLGPQDARSLCALNFELGERFAEAVLAVIARAGVKREDVHVVGSHGQTMAHLPSDLSAIASTLQIGEAAVIAERTGLPVVSDFRTRDMAVGGQGAPLVPYLDWAVFRNRERPDVTRAFLNLGGIANISVVGENVDDTLAFDTGPANMVLDGLARRVTQGQLACDRDGSLSSRGQVIPALLEELLAHPFLARPPPRSAGREGFGEPLVDRLWAAAPERPHDLMATARAFTVEATARAFDTWVRPRFPRLEAVYVSGGGTRNPVLMADLRARLAPVPLERLDVLGFPEEAKEAALFALLAAEHRAGTPANVRPATGAGRRVVLGKLTP